The DNA sequence TAAcgtgtaacatgttttacaaattgCAGGTGGGGAATATGACTTTCACTCAAAagactcttctttttttgtttttgctttaatcCTTGAATATGGGTTTTTCTGGATTGAGTTGAGTGCTTTTCAAATTTAAGGATATgcagcctgtctgtgtgtgtatacagacCATTGTATcattatatgtttgtttatctttgggttttagatgGTTGCTTGGACAAAATCGGCAGTTTGAGCATATGATGgacattttcataatttgtgGACATTTAACagaacaaacaattaattgattaattgaataattgataGTTGTAGGTATTGTTAGTCACAGCAAGTGTTTTCATAAACTGTGTACAACAAAATTTACATACCTTCTCCAGTCAGTGCTTTGCCtcagagactgactgactgactgactttttGTCTCAGTGATCAGCTATATGTGATGTGTTGCAAATCAATTTATTGAAACAAGTATAACATCTTTTATgcaacattttgtttgaattatCCTAAAAATGAAAAGGGACCCCAGTGTCTGGGGAAAAAAACGCTGTTGTTTTGAACTGTTCTTGATCTGCATTGTCTTCCTAAAATGTGAATGAATACGAATTTAAGTAGTCAGTAGCAGTGTTGGGTTTATTGCGTGTTTGTGGTTCTAATGTAGGTTTCTATGTCTGTGTGCTTGTATGTTTTCAGATAACATCCAGAGCTCCACATGACTGTGTTGATGAGAGGTGACAAATGATGGGTAGTTAGAATTCATGAAACTGCCAAAATGTCATCAATCCTTGGACTCCCGACACGAGGATCAGATGTAACAATCCTCATAACCAGGGTCCACTTACATCCCTTTTGTGTGCTTGTGGAGTTCTGGGGGAAATTTAGCCAGGAGAGGACAGCAGATTATCAGTCCCTggccaaagatattcagtctcCTGGAAACACATTTCAAGAGTTTGAGGGAAATCCTGGTGACCAATGCTTGGTTCAGATAGATGGTACCTGGTATAGGTCCCGCATTGTCTCAAGAAATGGCTCAAAATACAGTGTGTTCCTCATTGACAAAGGGATGACAAATAACACCATCACAAGTATGCTGGCATGGGGTAAGAAGGAGCACTTCCACCTGCCACCTGAAGTGGAATTTTGTTTGCTAGCCAATGTGTTACCTCTCTCACCTGAGAACAGATGGTCTCCGGTGGCTCTCGAATTCCTGAAATCTCTCTCAGGGAAATCTGTGAAGGCACATGTGCAAGATGTACTGGTGTCTCACAGAACATTCGTTCTGCACATCCCTTGCATATCCAAACAAATGTATGAGATGGGATTTGCCAAGAAGCTGGCTCCAGACATGTTCCAGGATTTTGTACTCATGTCACTGCAGGCCCATAGTGGAGCTGAAGTATCTCCAGAGACTCAGCAAAGCTCCATGGGGGCAGGTGAGCGACTGCACAAGCAAGAGCTGTACATGTACCCAGAACTGCCATCAGGAACTGTGGAGACTGTTATAGTCACAGAAGTGACAAATCCACAGCGAATTTTTTGCCAGTTGAAGGTTTTCTCACGAGAGATGAAAAAACTCTCAGAGCAAATCACACAGTGCTTTGAGGGCAGAACGACAAATTGCATTGTAGGTCCTGAAATGATCGGATATCCGTGTGCTGCAAGAGGAAGTGATGGCAGATGGTACCGCTCTGTTCTACAACAGGTATTACCATCCAAAAAAGTGGTTGAAGTACTGAATGTTGACTATGGAACAAAACAGTTTGTTCAAGTGAAGAATGTAAGACCACTGGCTACAGAGTTTTTCAGGATGCCTGTTGTGACTTACATTTGCTCTCTCCATGGAATCCTCGACAAAGGGGTTGGATGGACAACCACCCAGATCGACTATCTCAGGACCCTTCTTCTACACAAAACAGTGATTGCTAAATTTGAGTACCAAAGCATCTCTGAAGGTGTTCACTATGTTACGCTCTATGGGGATGAGAACACAAACATTAACAACTTGTTTGGTTCAAAAGAGAGCTGCTTTCTGGAGTGTGAAAAAACACTTGGAGATTATGCCATTCGAAGCACTGCATACAGCCGCCAGCATCCTGCccagcaagaaaaaaatcaaaaaaagatgTTACCTTCTGGACAGGTTGTAGAGGATAAAGAAGGGAAAGAAATAGCAGAGAAGTTGCCAGTTGAAGACCTCTCCCTTAACTCCTCACATGTGGCATTTGTACAGCATGCATCCAACCCATCAGAGTTTTGGATCCAAACACAAAACTATGCAAATGAGTTGGATGAACTGATGGATAATATTTACCATCTCTATAAAGATTCAGCGAACAAAGATGTGGTGAGAAATCCAACCGTAGGGCTCTGCTGTGCTGCCAAGGCAGAGGATGGTGACTTCTACAGAGCAACCGTGTCTGAAGttggtgaaaaacaaatcaaggTGTTCTTTGTGGATTATGGAAACACAGAAGTGGTTGATAGAAGTAACATCAGGATCCTTCCTGAAGAGTTCAGAAAGCTGCCATGGCTTGCACTGAAATGCACTTTGGCAGGTGTCAGGCCAAAAGATGGAAGATGGAGTCAGGGTGCCAGTGAATTTTTCATCAAAGCAGTCACAGATAAAGTTCTAAATGTACAAGTGACAGCAAAGTATGATGATGCTTATGTTGTCGAACTGACAGATCCTGAGGGACACGGAGAAAGAGATCTCACTAAGCTGATGTGTAGCTCGGGCCTTGCTGAAAGGgatgagaaacagaaacaaccTAAAGCCAGAATGGCCATGCTACCTGCCATTATCCCTGCCACACCACATTCAGATGTCAGACTCTCAGGTGTATACAAGAACAGTGGGATGTCTTTTCAGACCCAAAACACCGTTGGCCCTGCCAGTAATGAAAGGAGAATTGCTACATTCAAGGAGAATATGTTTCCCATCGGAAGTGTCCTTGATGTCAGTGTGTCGTACATCGAAAGCCCAAATGACTTCTGGTGCCAACTAGTACAAAACGCAGGGCACTTGAAATTGCTCATGCATGACATACAGGCTCATTATGCAGGAAGTGAGTTTCAGCCTCTTGTAGAGACGGCATGTATTGCTCGCCACCCTGATAATGCAATGTGGTACAGAGCCCTTGTAATTAACAAACATGAAACACCTCATGTAGACGTGTTGTTTGTTGACTACGGCCAGACAGAGACAGTCTCCCTCTATGACCTGAGGAGGATCTGCCCAGAATTCCTCACTCTGCATGGTCAAGCTTTTCGATGCAGCCTGTTAAACCCTGTGGACCCAACGTCTGCCATAAATGATTGGAATGAAGAAGCAATAGCAAGGTTCCATGACTTTGTGGCAACTGCTGCATCCAACTTTGTGATATTAAAGTGCACCATATACGCTGTCATGTACAGTGAGCAGAAAATTGTTTTCAACATTGTGGATCTAGAAACTCCCTTTGAGAGTGTCTGCACCAGTATGGTCAATCTTGTCAAAAGTGCACCTCCCAAAAAAGTCCCTGGACCATCTTTCCGTCTGGACACATACTACTACTCAACACACAACATCAAAACTGGGACAGAGGAACAGGTCACGGTGACATGTGTGAACAATGTCAATCAGTTCTACTGCCAGCTCGAGAGGAACACTAATGTGATAAAAGATCTCAAGATGAAAGTGAACAATCTCTGTCATCAGCTTGAGAATGTAAAGCTTCCAACAGTGTTTGGAACTTTGTGCTTTGCGAAGTTCACCGATGGGCAGTGGTACAGGGGACAGATCAAGGCCACAAAGCCATCAATCCTGGTTCACTTTGTGGATTATGGTGACACTATTGAGGTGGACAAATCAGACTTGCTTCCAGTGCCCAGAGAAGCTAATGACATCATGTCTGTGCCTGTGCAAGCAGTTGTGTGTAGTCTCTCTGATGTCCCTACAGTTGTTCCCAGTGAGGTGAATAGCTGGTTTGAGACAAGTGCAACAGAATGTAAATTCCGAGCGCTAGTAGTGGCAAGAGAGCCTGATGGAAAACTGCTGGTTGAGCTGTATCACGGAAACACTCAAATCAATTCAAAGATCAAGAAAATGTTTCGAATAGAGATGCAAAAAGAAGAGCAAATTGTCTGCCAGGGTCAGAAAGCATCAAAGGTTTCACCAAATAATGCACAAAAGACTCCAAAAGCTGTGCCAAAACAAGCCACAGAAATGGATAATAACATGCAAACCATCAAGAAAAATAACTTCTCCGCCCCAAAACCAGCACAGCAAATGAGAGATGAGACAAAATCTGTGGGTATAAATCTGCCGTCTGCAACAAAGCCTTTGAGACATGGGAAATgggaaacatgtgaaaatggtCAGAAGTTCAGACCTGCTCCATTAGAGCTTTACAGACCTCCACACCAAAGACAGCCGTGTGGGAGT is a window from the Thunnus thynnus chromosome 18, fThuThy2.1, whole genome shotgun sequence genome containing:
- the tdrd6 gene encoding tudor domain-containing 6 isoform X1, producing the protein MSSILGLPTRGSDVTILITRVHLHPFCVLVEFWGKFSQERTADYQSLAKDIQSPGNTFQEFEGNPGDQCLVQIDGTWYRSRIVSRNGSKYSVFLIDKGMTNNTITSMLAWGKKEHFHLPPEVEFCLLANVLPLSPENRWSPVALEFLKSLSGKSVKAHVQDVLVSHRTFVLHIPCISKQMYEMGFAKKLAPDMFQDFVLMSLQAHSGAEVSPETQQSSMGAGERLHKQELYMYPELPSGTVETVIVTEVTNPQRIFCQLKVFSREMKKLSEQITQCFEGRTTNCIVGPEMIGYPCAARGSDGRWYRSVLQQVLPSKKVVEVLNVDYGTKQFVQVKNVRPLATEFFRMPVVTYICSLHGILDKGVGWTTTQIDYLRTLLLHKTVIAKFEYQSISEGVHYVTLYGDENTNINNLFGSKESCFLECEKTLGDYAIRSTAYSRQHPAQQEKNQKKMLPSGQVVEDKEGKEIAEKLPVEDLSLNSSHVAFVQHASNPSEFWIQTQNYANELDELMDNIYHLYKDSANKDVVRNPTVGLCCAAKAEDGDFYRATVSEVGEKQIKVFFVDYGNTEVVDRSNIRILPEEFRKLPWLALKCTLAGVRPKDGRWSQGASEFFIKAVTDKVLNVQVTAKYDDAYVVELTDPEGHGERDLTKLMCSSGLAERDEKQKQPKARMAMLPAIIPATPHSDVRLSGVYKNSGMSFQTQNTVGPASNERRIATFKENMFPIGSVLDVSVSYIESPNDFWCQLVQNAGHLKLLMHDIQAHYAGSEFQPLVETACIARHPDNAMWYRALVINKHETPHVDVLFVDYGQTETVSLYDLRRICPEFLTLHGQAFRCSLLNPVDPTSAINDWNEEAIARFHDFVATAASNFVILKCTIYAVMYSEQKIVFNIVDLETPFESVCTSMVNLVKSAPPKKVPGPSFRLDTYYYSTHNIKTGTEEQVTVTCVNNVNQFYCQLERNTNVIKDLKMKVNNLCHQLENVKLPTVFGTLCFAKFTDGQWYRGQIKATKPSILVHFVDYGDTIEVDKSDLLPVPREANDIMSVPVQAVVCSLSDVPTVVPSEVNSWFETSATECKFRALVVAREPDGKLLVELYHGNTQINSKIKKMFRIEMQKEEQIVCQGQKASKVSPNNAQKTPKAVPKQATEMDNNMQTIKKNNFSAPKPAQQMRDETKSVGINLPSATKPLRHGKWETCENGQKFRPAPLELYRPPHQRQPCGSTQSNMGNGSEPADAHIKPREENLLTVSKRLMKSKSLGAESQKEGDVAPEAKIEKLLKLTDLPAKSITSGMEAEVYVSHCNSPLSFYVQLVREEDEIFSLVEKLNDLQSTPETNSIKDMHPGDLVQAEFADDSSWYRAVVREIHGNTTALVEFVDFGNTAMMPISKMARLHKSFLQLPMYSTHCMLSDAAALGKEEMLDPEVVAAFKRDVGGNGDKELKCRFIRQSGSVWEVSLENNGVKVMCKAPTRCPTDDSEITPEKYEQVMEKSVQNSELPAENSGKSQLNICSLRYHQQAFQEGQQLAVYVTTINDAQTFWCQSANSEKLDKITLSVSEVGGAADHRQFDTDCLSPGSPCIALFSEDRLWYRGEVIDKDGDELSILFVDYGNKSKVKATDLREMPPDLFETPPQAFLCELEGFDTSHGSWDVGAVDELSVLTTDKLLQLTVIRVIREERKSRCIVLLECEGKVINEALKTWWRSSMPVNKPDAVGLSTSRETPLTCDSTEKETVLPEDQTPEETEYSKIQEVDSDKLVDLHTTDEAYKLESSQKNSECSEDSHHPESPLEERDQILSECDMTTEPQIFRMMESLIETVSNEGVKIFPTIVISQTESDDVLPSDSGIEDSMLPPPDNKEDHDILTLSCIKNVVETDSEEEGASAMGTIEPDESNSPSDENLQKAVDESEVAKTGLKPPHEEGKIYNMEGSADVIYSDSNEERDDGKVATARESSVTSVTAVKMVPRKAVHRQNIDLYEIIAVTSEDSKQFERDSVLPSCVLPAQQFDAPTKQEIEAGDGVPQEEVPRVTANVKNDLLTEEENSTHHEDRYSALLADTGTAASETHTYTSPSADQGDVVEEAACSVEEACLICTDINEGNDDREVVARDDCLSGVSAEEMVSQEDGSPEVKVNLHKTIAEESNQVQNESLFLCGELPHEQLIDDHWLLLLTAKLLRGLSCRTVLFWTNPVVLSDYFDDVI
- the tdrd6 gene encoding tudor domain-containing 6 isoform X2, whose product is MSSILGLPTRGSDVTILITRVHLHPFCVLVEFWGKFSQERTADYQSLAKDIQSPGNTFQEFEGNPGDQCLVQIDGTWYRSRIVSRNGSKYSVFLIDKGMTNNTITSMLAWGKKEHFHLPPEVEFCLLANVLPLSPENRWSPVALEFLKSLSGKSVKAHVQDVLVSHRTFVLHIPCISKQMYEMGFAKKLAPDMFQDFVLMSLQAHSGAEVSPETQQSSMGAGERLHKQELYMYPELPSGTVETVIVTEVTNPQRIFCQLKVFSREMKKLSEQITQCFEGRTTNCIVGPEMIGYPCAARGSDGRWYRSVLQQVLPSKKVVEVLNVDYGTKQFVQVKNVRPLATEFFRMPVVTYICSLHGILDKGVGWTTTQIDYLRTLLLHKTVIAKFEYQSISEGVHYVTLYGDENTNINNLFGSKESCFLECEKTLGDYAIRSTAYSRQHPAQQEKNQKKMLPSGQVVEDKEGKEIAEKLPVEDLSLNSSHVAFVQHASNPSEFWIQTQNYANELDELMDNIYHLYKDSANKDVVRNPTVGLCCAAKAEDGDFYRATVSEVGEKQIKVFFVDYGNTEVVDRSNIRILPEEFRKLPWLALKCTLAGVRPKDGRWSQGASEFFIKAVTDKVLNVQVTAKYDDAYVVELTDPEGHGERDLTKLMCSSGLAERDEKQKQPKARMAMLPAIIPATPHSDVRLSGVYKNSGMSFQTQNTVGPASNERRIATFKENMFPIGSVLDVSVSYIESPNDFWCQLVQNAGHLKLLMHDIQAHYAGSEFQPLVETACIARHPDNAMWYRALVINKHETPHVDVLFVDYGQTETVSLYDLRRICPEFLTLHGQAFRCSLLNPVDPTSAINDWNEEAIARFHDFVATAASNFVILKCTIYAVMYSEQKIVFNIVDLETPFESVCTSMVNLVKSAPPKKVPGPSFRLDTYYYSTHNIKTGTEEQVTVTCVNNVNQFYCQLERNTNVIKDLKMKVNNLCHQLENVKLPTVFGTLCFAKFTDGQWYRGQIKATKPSILVHFVDYGDTIEVDKSDLLPVPREANDIMSVPVQAVVCSLSDVPTVVPSEVNSWFETSATECKFRALVVAREPDGKLLVELYHGNTQINSKIKKMFRIEMQKEEQIVCQGQKASKVSPNNAQKTPKAVPKQATEMDNNMQTIKKNNFSAPKPAQQMRDETKSVGINLPSATKPLRHGKWETCENGQKFRPAPLELYRPPHQRQPCGSTQSNMGNGSEPADAHIKPREENLLTVSKRLMKSKSLGAESQKEGDVAPEAKIEKLLKLTDLPAKSITSGMEAEVYVSHCNSPLSFYVQLVREEDEIFSLVEKLNDLQSTPETNSIKDMHPGDLVQAEFADDSSWYRAVVREIHGNTTALVEFVDFGNTAMMPISKMARLHKSFLQLPMYSTHCMLSDAAALGKEEMLDPEVVAAFKRDVGGNGDKELKCRFIRQSGSVWEVSLENNGVKVMCKAPTRCPTDDSEITPEKYEQVMEKSVQNSELPAENSGKSQLNICSLRYHQQAFQEGQQLAVYVTTINDAQTFWCQSANSEKLDKITLSVSEVGGAADHRQFDTDCLSPGSPCIALFSEDRLWYRGEVIDKDGDELSILFVDYGNKSKVKATDLREMPPDLFETPPQAFLCELEGFDTSHGSWDVGAVDELSVLTTDKLLQLTVIRVIREERKSRCIVLLECEGKVINEALKTWWRSSMPVNKPDAVGLSTSRETPLTCDSTEKETVLPEDQTPEETEYSKIQEVDSDKLVDLHTTDEAYKLESSQKNSECSEDSHHPESPLEERDQILSECDMTTEPQIFRMMESLIETVSNEGVKIFPTIVISQTESDDVLPSDSGIEDSMLPPPDNKEDHDILTLSCIKNVVETDSEEEGASAMGTIEPDESNSPSDENLQKAVDESEVAKTGLKPPHEEGKIYNMEGSADVIYSDSNEERDDGKVATARESSVTSVTAVKMVPRKAVHRQNIDLYEIIAVTSEDSKQFERDSVLPSCVLPAQQFDAPTKQEIEAGDGVPQEEVPRVTANVKNDLLTEEENSTHHEDRYSALLADTGTAASETHTYTSPSADQGDVVEEAACSVEEACLICTDINEGNDDREVVARDDCLSGVSAEEMVSQEDGSPEVKVNLHKTIAEESNQVQNESLFLCGELPHEQLIEHQRESGDISLQEEAPSTCLST